One part of the Solanum dulcamara chromosome 3, daSolDulc1.2, whole genome shotgun sequence genome encodes these proteins:
- the LOC129881839 gene encoding jacalin-related lectin 25-like, translated as MDSIKVGPVGGCGGSIWEEKGDELAGIFVSYDEETVNSLQFLNYVNGKLDMSAKYGNHQFLGGFHGTKYSYGIESIGFYVKDIPSYVIKLNDSPVQVKKGK; from the exons ATGGATTCGATCAAAGTTGGGCCAGTAGGAGGATGTGGTGGATCAATTTGGGAAGAAAAAGGAGATGAATTAGCTGGAATTTTTGTATCCTATGATGAAGAAACAGTTAATTCACTTCAGTTCCTGAATTATGTGAATGGGAAATTAGATATGTCAGCTAAATACG GAAATCATCAATTTTTGGGGGGTTTTCATGGCACCAAGTATTCTTATGGCATTGAGAGTATTGGGTTTTATGTGAAGGACATTCCATCTTATGTGATCAAGCTGAACGATTCTCCAGTGCAGgttaaaaagggaaaataa
- the LOC129883702 gene encoding inactive protein RESTRICTED TEV MOVEMENT 1-like — protein MDMIKVGPVGECDGTLWDEKGRYQVAGILVSYSQDSIDSLQFLFRENGNLLLSKKHGVDYCENFCSIVFDYPSEFLTSLSGSYGKLDDCFSTVMQTIKFVTNKSSYGPFGTNTRSNTKEFNFHLGNHNNLFGGLHGTYNCPGVEGIGVYLKNEQD, from the coding sequence ATGGATATGATCAAAGTTGGGCCAGTGGGAGAATGTGATGGAACTTTATGGGATGAAAAGGGACGATACCAAGTTGCTGGGATACTTGTTTCTTACAGCCAAGACTCAATCGATTCACTTCAGTTCCTCTTCCGTGAGAATGGGAATTTACTTCTCTCAAAAAAACATGGTGTTGATTACTGTGAAAACTTCTGCTCAATTGTGTTTGATTATCCATCAGAGTTTCTTACTTCGTTAAGTGGTTCCTATGGAAAACTGGATGATTGTTTCTCAACAGTTATGCAAACTATAAAATTTGTTACCAACAAGAGTTCATATGGACCATTTGGGACTAATACTAGGAGTAATACCAAGGAATTCAACTTTCACTTGggaaatcataataatcttTTTGGTGGACTTCATGGTACCTACAATTGTCCTGGCGTTGAGGGTATTGGGGTCTATTTGAAAAATGAACAAGATTGA